In a single window of the Fusarium falciforme chromosome 3, complete sequence genome:
- a CDS encoding Zn(2)-C6 fungal-type domain-containing protein, with product MTNLGVYTDIQDLSSIFYLGTGPSDNPMFHYVLPLIDTVPPIRYAIAASASCHLAARTSDKDLEKKSLYLRVHATHLLREMLRDPCPATDQSILASMLMLAQLDMCSGDCLEFETHLKAAVGLIRGQNYDHAANRHYFEQRLAWLDMMASTTSAGLPNLSATELKAALGRCSNHGRRQWSYDVFPCPIDLFEILADITMLSKTQLDVTNPSQETVEEAHCIKCRLAAWEWLGETSGPRKHMVEVWRLGIMAYLGRLFPSTNSSGAPDLASQVLYHAQLIPPASSWSYSLLWPIFQIGVTLGNEPLEERAWVEKRLNIALEAVGCRHFSNALETLRFVWDNDVQYGHLTTSMNGRAIMLA from the exons ATGACTAACCTTGGCGTTTACACAGACATCCAGGACCTCAGCAGCATCTTTTATCTGGGAACTGGGCCCAGCGACAACCCAATGTTCCATTATGTGCTTCCACTTATAGACACTGTGCCTCCTATTCGCTATGCCATCGCTGCATCGGCATCCTGTCACCTTGCGGCTCGAACCTCAGATAAAgacctcgagaagaagagcctATATCTGCGTGTCCATGCTACGCATCTATTGAGAGAGATGCTCCGAGATCCATGCCCGGCAACAGATCAAAGCATACTGGCTAGCATGTTGATGCTGGCACAGCTTGAC ATGTGTTCTGGAGACTGTCTCGAGTTTGAAACGCACCTTAAAGCGGCGGTCGGCCTTATCCGGGGCCAGAACTATGACCACGCAGCAAATAGGCACTACTTTGAACAGCGGCTTGCATG GCTCGACATGATGGCATCTACAACTTCTGCTGGACTGCCGAACTTGTCCGCCACAGAACTCAAGGCGGCTCTCGGACGCTGCTCGAATCATGGGCGGAGGCAATGGAGCTATGATGTTTTCCCGTGTCCGATCGACCTGTTTGAGATACTTGCAGACATTACTATGCTTTCCAAAACCCAACTGGACGTGACGAATCCAAGCCAGGAGACTGTGGAGGAGGCTCATTGTATAAAATGCCGTCTGGCGGCGTGGGAATGGCTTGGAGAAACTTCTGGCCCACGGAAGCATATGGTTGAAGTTTGGCGTCTCGGCATCATGGCGTACCTCGGACGACTATTCCCGTCTACCAACTCCTCGGGCGCACCAGATCTGGCAAGTCAGGTTCTGTATCACGCGCAGCTCATCCCGCCCGCTTCGTCCTGGAGCTACTCCTTGCTGTGGCCCATCTTCCAGATCGGGGTGACTTTGGGTAATGAACCACTGGAGGAGAGAGCGTGGGTAGAGAAGCGTCTCAACATTGCCCTAGAGGCCGTTGGATGTCGGCATTTCAGTAACGCGCTCGAGACACTGCGTTTTGTCTGGGATAATGATGTGCAGTATGGCCATCTCACTACTAGCATGAACGGACGCGCCATAATGTTGGCATAG
- a CDS encoding Adenosine deaminase: protein MEHAMPLEERLALRQELLDANDQFVLNLPKVELHVHIEGTLTPELRWKLAQRNNQTLKLERTGTVYTSLEQLKASYNIIPAREGHSIDNAEETFTFFEAYYGGFEVLVTEQDFYDLAMNYFEHAASMNVRYCEPFFDPQGHTRRGVSWDTMMGGFRAAQEEAEKRLGIKSKWIMCFLRDLSPESAIEHFEAVLPYRDMVTGIGLDSNEDNRPPSLFSEVFTLAQETGFHLTAHCDVGQKDTHEHIRQVAADVGGSGAERIDHGLNAVQDQGLVHLIKEKGIGMTITPWGYLRHEPVDEIFPRIRTLYEAGIPIAIASDDPAYMEDCWILHDMLLAKKMCGFSNQDMVALTRHAIDMCWATETCKKEIRNELEAVAARYLG, encoded by the exons ATGGAACACGCCATGCCTCTTGAAGAACGCCTAGCTTTGCGCCAGGAACTACTGGATGCCAACGATCAGTTCGTGCTCAACCTTCCAAAGGTGGAACTGCACGTCCATATCGAAGGCACCTTGACTCCTGAGCTCAGGTGGAAGCTCGCTCAGAGAAACAACCAGACCCTGAAGCTCGAGCGGACTGGTACCGTGTACACGAGCCTGGAGCAGCTGAAGGCGTCGTACAACATCATTCCAGCCCGGGAAGGCCACTCCATCGACAATGCTGAAGAGACCTTTACCTTCTTCGAGGCCTACTATGGCGGATTTGAAGTGCTTGTCACCGAACAGGACTTTTACGACTTGGCCATGAACTACTTTGAGCATGCTGCCTCGATGAACGTTCGGTACTGCGAGCCTTTCTTTGATCCGCAGGGTCACACTCGCCGTGGCGTCTCCTGGGACACCATGATGGGGGGATTTCGAGCGGCCCAGGAGGAGGCAGAAAAGCGCCTAGGC ATCAAGTCCAAGTGGATCATGTGTTTCCTGCGCGATCTATCGCCAGAGTCTGCCATAGAGCACTTTGAAGCTGTTCTTCCCTACCGAGATATGGTTACCGGCATTGGTCTCGACTCGAACGAAGATAACCGCCCCCCTTCCTTGTTCTCAGAGGTTTTTACTCTGGCCCAAGAGACCGGCTTCCACCTCACGGCACACTGTGATGTCGGCCAAAAGGACACCCACGAGCATATCCGCCAAGTTGCGGCAGATGTAGGAGGTTCGGGTGCGGAGCGCATAGATCACGGCCTAAATGCTGTTCAAGACCAGGGTCTCGTgcatctcatcaaggagaagggcatcGGCATGACGATTACTCCATGGGGATATCTCCGCCATGAGCCAGTTGATGAGATCTTTCCTAGAATCCGTACCCTTTACGAGGCGGGGATCCCAATTGCGATTGCAAGCGACGATCCAGCTTACATGGAAGATTGCTGGATCCTACATGACATGCTactggccaagaagatgtGCGGCTTTAGTAACCAGGATATGGTAGCTTTGACGAGACATGCTATTGACATGTGCTGGGCGACCGAGACGTGCAAGAAGGAGATCAGGAATGAGCTGGAGGCTGTAGCAGCTAGATACCTGGGCTAG